The candidate division Zixibacteria bacterium HGW-Zixibacteria-1 DNA segment AGCAAATAGTGAGATGACAGAAAAGCCCCGGTTTAAGCCCGGGGCTTTTTCATTAAAATCCTTGAGGTCTGTATCTTGATTGTATTAATTGTTATATTGACACAAAAATATCTTTGGAGAAATCAGCGATATGGCTATGACAGGAATAATCTGCACGATTGGCCCTTCCAGCGATAAAGACAATATGCTGGGGGAAATGATAGAAGCCGGGATGAATGTGGCCAGGCTGAATTTTTCTCATGGCAATCATGGCGATCATCAAAAGCGAATCGATGCTCTTGGCCGGTTAAACCGGGAAAGTGCTGGTAATGTCAGGATAATGCAGGACCTGGAAGGCTTTCGAATAAGAATCGGTTCATTCGAGGATAGAGCCGCCGATACCATCGAGCTCAAAGAAAAACAGATTGTCTTCCTGAGCAATCAAATTACAAAGCATGATAGTGACACAATACCGCTGGATTACCAGGGTTCCCTGCAGGTTATTAAAGCGGGTGATTTTATCTATATCGATGACGGGAATATCGCACTCAGAGCGACCAACGTGACGGAGAATTCCGTACAATGTGAGGTAGTCAATCCCGGCATTCTCAAAGAGCACAAAGGAGTCAATATCCCTGATGCCAGATTCCCCTTTAAGGGTCTGGCGGAAAAGGACCGCCATGACCTTGAATTCGGCATAAAAAACAAAGTCGATTTTATTGCACAGTCGTTTGTGAGAAGCAGGCAGGATATCACTGATATCAGGGATTTCATTTCAAAAACCAATTTCAGTTGTCAGCTAATTGCCAAAATCGAGAACAAAGACGGCATCGAGAATCTTGACGAGATACTGGATGTCGCCGACGGTATAATGGTTGCCCGAGGGGACCTGGGGGTGTCTCTCCCTATTTACGAGGTTCCGATCCTGCAAAAAATGATCATCAAAAAGTGCGAACAGCGGGGGAAGACAGTCATTACCGCCACCCAGATGCTGGAAAGCATGACCGAAAACCTGAGGCCGACCCGCGCCGAGGTAAGCGACGTGGCCAATGCCATCCTGGACGGTTCGAATTATGTGATGCTGTCGGGTGAAACGGCTGTCGGCAAGCATCCGGTGGAAACGATCAGCATGATGAAAAAGATCATTGATTTTACCGAGCAATCGCAGGCACCTAATAAAGACATACTCTAAAGCAATCGTATATGACTCGGAAATATGAATCCCCCGGCCTGACCGGGGGATTTTTGTATATTGGCCGTATTACTTTTGCGGATCATCCTTGGAAAAAAAATATCCTGACCAGGCTAATTAAATAATTGCCTCTTCCGGCGGGGCCTTAAAAATTGTCTTTTTACCGGGAAATCTTTGTTATATATTAGACGAATTATGGCAACCACTTGTATATATAGAATGAAAACGATCTGGTTTTTGATTATATCGGTGCTTCTGCTCATTGCCGGTTGCAATAGCGGCGATGATGCGCCCGCTGTCCGCGGGGCCGGGAGGGCGATTTCGGTCGAGGCGATGGTATTGCGCCCGCAACCGATAGAAAATAAGATTTTTACCACCGGAACGCTTCTGGCCAATGAGGAAGTCGAATTGCGGCCGGAAGTATCGGGCCGCGTGATCACTGTCTCTTTTGAAGAGGGCCGGGGAGTCCGGCGCGGCGATATTCTTCTTAAGATAAACGACCGCGAACTGCAGGCGCAGCTGAAACGCAAGCAGCTCGAAGAAACCCTGTCGGTCGATGAGGTGCGGCGCAAAAAGGCATTGTATGATATCAACGGCATCAGCCAGGAAGATTTCGATCGGGCTCAAAACGCTCTTAATATTATCCGGGCGGAGCGAGAAGTGATCGAATCGCAATTGGCCGAAACCGAGATTATGGCGCCCTTCGACGGGGTGGTCGGCCTGCGTTATGTCAGCGAAGGGTCATATGTGACACCGACTACGCTGGTGGCCACAATGCAGGATATCGACCCGATCAAAGTGGAATTTTCGGTGCCTGAAAAATATTCCGGCAAGCTCAAGGCCGGGACGGATGTTATGATTCAGGCCGGGGATATAGAGGAAAAACACCAGGGAAGGATTTATGCCGTCGAAATCAAAGTCGATCCGGCCACGCGGACTCTTAAGGCCCGCGCCACCATTCCGAATCCCGAGGGACGTTTGATTCCGGGTTCGTTCGCCCGGGTCGAGATTACGCTGGAACGGATTCCAGAGGCGATTGTCATTCCGACCGGGGCCATTCTGCCCCAGCTTGAAGGCGATAAAGTTTTTATCTGCGAAAATGGTCTGGCTCGTTCGGTTCCGGTTACGACCGGCATCAGGACCGAAAGGTCGGTCCAAATCAGCCGGGGTTTGAATCCTGGCGATACTCTTATCCTGACCGGCCTAATGCAGGTTACCGACGGCAAACCGGTTCAGATTTCCGATTTCTCCACTGAGTAACGGAACCGATCTATGATAATATCTTCGATTTGTATCAATCGTCCGGTTCTGGCGACGGTCATGTCGATTCTGATCGTCCTTTTCGGCGTTATCGGTTTTCTCTTCCTTGGAGTCCGTGAATATCCCAGTGTCGATCCCCCGGTGGTTTCTGTTTCCACCAGCTACACGGGAGCCAATGCCGATGTTATCGAATCGCAGATTACGGAACCGCTGGAAGAATCCATAAACGGGATTTCCGGAATCAGGTCGCTGACTTCGACAAGCCGTGACGGCCGCAGCTCGATCAGGGTGGAGTTTGAACTGGGTGTGAACATGGAAGCGGCTGCCAATGATGTTCGGGACCGCGTTTCCCGGGCCCAGCGCAATCTTCCCACCGATGTCGATCCTCCGATCATATCCAAAGCCGATGCCGATGCGACAGTGATATTATCTATGGCGATTCAAAGCGATCGACGGACGCTTCTGGAGTTGTCCTCCATCGCCAATGATATTTTCAAAGAGCGTTTGCAAACCATTCCCGGTATCAGTGAAATCGGTATTTGGGGTGAAAAGAAATATTCCATGAAACTGCTGATCGACCCGGGTCGGCTGGCCGCCCATGGACTCACGCCGCTGGATGTCAGAAGCGCTCTCAACCAGGAGAATGTCGAATTACCCTCCGGTTTGATCGAGGGTTACAATACCGAACTGTCGATCCGAACTTTCGGACGGATGTCCACGCCGGAAGAGTTTAATAATCTGATTATCAAAGAGACGCAGGGTTCGGTTGTGAGACTGCGCGATATCGGCGAAGCGGTTCTCGCGCCGGAAAACGAGCGGACGCTTTTGCGAGGCGACGGCGGGATACCGATGGTGGCGGTGGCGGTGACACCGCAGCCCGGTTCAAATCATATTGCCATCGCCGATGAGGTTTATCGCCGGGTGGAGCAGATCAAGCGGGAACTGCCTGAGGACATCAGTGTCAAAATAACCCAGGACGTTACTGCCAACATTCGCAAGGCTATTACGGAAGTTGAAGAGACGATCCTAATTGCCTTTTTGCTGGTTCTTCTGGTTATTTTTGCCTTTTTGCGACATTGGCGAACGACTATTATCCCGCTGGTGGCGATTCCAATTTCGCTGATCGGCGCCTTTTTCATAATGTACGCCGCCGGTTTCACCATCAATATTCTGACTTTGCTTGGTATCGTCTTATCGACCGGGATCGTGGTTGATGACGCTATCGTCGTGCTGGAGAATATTTACAGCAAAATTGAGCGGGGGATACCGCCTCGCGAGGCCGGTCACCAGGGCTCACGAGAGATTTATTTCGCCATCATATCGACGACGATCACCCTGGCGTCGGTGTTCCTGCCGATCATCTTTCTCCAGGGATTAACCGGCCGCCTGTTTCGGGAGTTCGGTATTGTCGTGGCGGGGGCGGTACTAATCTCAGCTTTCGTTTCCCTGACGCTGACTCCGATGATGAGCGCCCGGATTTTGCACAAAGGCCACCACGAGACTAAATTTTTCCAGCTCAGCGAGCAGTTATTCAAACGTCTGGTTTCCGGTTATCACCGTTGGCTGAGCCGATTCATTGCCCGTCGCTGGCTGGCACCGGTAATCATGGTTGTCTCGGTGCTGATCATTTTCGGAGTCGGCGCCCTGATTCCATCGGAGCTGGCCCCGATGGAGGATAAGAGCCGCCTGTCGATCAATATAACGGCCCCGGAAGGGACCGCTTATGATGCCATGCGTGGTTATGTCGGGAACCTGATTAAAATCGTCGATACAATTCCGGAAAAAGAGGCGATTCTTTCTTTGACTGCTCCCGGATTCGGTTCCAGCGGTGCGGCCAATTCCGGTTTTATAAGAATCAATCTGGTCCCGCCGGATCAGAGGGAAAGAAGTCAGCAGGAAATAGCCAATGCTCTTTCGGCCAGGCTGCGGGCCGAATCTTTTGCCCGCGCCTTCGTGACCCAGGAGCAGACTATCGGCGGCGGCCGCCGCTCGGGTCTGCCGGTGGAGTATGTTATCCAGGCCCCCACCATGGATAAGCTGAAGGAGGTCCTGCCGGCCTTCATGGCCCGGGCGCAGGCCGATTCGGTTTTCGAGATTGTCGATCTGAATTTAAAATTCAACAAACCGGAGTTGACCATTGAGATCGATCGCGACCGGGCGCGGGCACTGGGGATCACTATCCGTGATATCGCGGAAACTCTGCAGTTGTATTTCAGCGGTCAGCGTTATGGATTCTTTATCTTTAACGGCAAGCAGTATTCGGTTATTGCGCAGGCCAACCGTGTCAATCGCGATGAGCCGCTCGATCTCAGTTCGATATATGTCCGGAATAATCAGGATAAGTTGATTCAGCTTGATAATGTCGTGACCATGTCCTACCGGACCAATCCGCCGCAGTTGTACCGCTTTAACCGTTATGTCTCGGGGACCGTGAGTGCCTCGCCGGCTCCCGGTTTCACGCTCGGCTCGGCGATCGACGAGATGGATAAAATCTCCGGCGAGGTACTGGATGAATCATTCTCGACGACTCTATCCGGGACGGCCAAGGAATTCGCCGAAAGTTCGAACACGCTTCTGTTTGCTTTTATCCTGGCCCTGATCCTGGTATATCTGATTCTCTCGGCACAGTTCGAGAGTTTCCGGGATCCGTTGATTATCATGTTCACCGTTCCGCTGGCCCTGGCCGGAGCGATATTGTCACTCTGGTTCTTCGGCCAGACTTTCAATATTTTCAGCCAGATCGGGATTATCGCCCTGGTCGGAATCGTCACCAAGAATGGTATCCTGATTGTTGAATTCGCCAACCAGCGCCGAAACCAGGGGCTGGGAATGGTCGAAGCGGTAATCGATGCTGCCGTACAGCGTTTCCGTCCGATTCTGATGACCAGTCTGGCGACCGCTTTTGGTGTGCTGCCGATTGCACTGGCCATCGGGGCGGCTTCCAAAAGCAGGGTGTCGATGGGTATTGTCATTATCGGTGGATTATTATTTTCGCTCGGCCTGACGCTTTTCGTGATACCGGCGCTGTACACTTATCTATCCTCGAAACGAAGAGAGATTATCGAATCAATACATTCTCAGACAGTTGATAAACAGGCGTAATTGAGCCCTGCACTATAAGAGCGGAATATCGGCCGATTCACTGCTCATTAAACCAGATCTCGTTGGGGCCGCCGCCAAAGGCGGAGATAAATACATCAAGATCACCGTCATTATCAAAATCGCCCAGGGGGCAGCTCGTATTCTGCCATTCACCGGGCAGTCTGATGCCCGAGTCGAATAGACCGCCTCTGCCGTCATTAAGCCATACCGCACTGGGGAGACCGAAGTTGTTGACGAACACATCCGGGTGGCTGTCGCCGTTAAGATCCCCTACCGCCATCCTGGCATAGCGCGTCAGCGGAAGTTTTGCATCCGACTCATCAAAGCGCCCGGTTCCGTCATTGTACCATAATGTCGAATAGCGATGTTCCGACTCATCCAGGAAGGCAATTATGACATCAAGGTCACCATCTTCGTCGATATCGCCAAAGCCGACACCACCGCGATTCAGGCCGCTATCGACCCTTGACCAATACTCGGTGAAATGTCCGGAGCCATCATTAAGAAGCGTTTTGAAGCCGACGCCGGGTTCCCGAAGAAAAATATCTACATCGCCGTCGCCGTCAAGGTCAACCCAATTAGAGCCGGTAATAAATGTCTGGTCGGATCGGGTAAACTGCCCGTGGCCATCATTGAGGTAAATCCCATTATCCTCCTGATAATAAACGACCAACGCGTCCAGGTCACCATCGTTGTCAATATCGAGGAGTTCAACATCATTGCCGCTTAATAACGAATCTCCAAGGTCCTGCGCGGAAACCGTAAAGCCGGCCCTGCCGTCGTTGAAGTAAACTTTGCTGGGACGATGCGATTCGACATTGTTCGCACCAAATCCGGCGCAGGTAATGAAAATATCCAGATCACCATCAGCATCGAGATCCCCGAGATCGACGCCGTGTCCCTGCTGGGTCAGAAGTTGCTCTGTTGGAGTGAATCGCCCCAGACCGTCATTGAGATATATGCGGGAGTCGTTGAGGCGCATGTTCGAGAAAACTGCGTCGAGATCACCATCGCCGTCAAGATCTCCCAAGGCGATGTCATTGGTAGAAGCATGCTCGAAAACCTGTTCACTTTTTCGCAAAACAGGGATGGGCGTGACTGCTTCAACCCGATCCGGCCCGAGCATTGCCTGCCTGATGTCTTCAATCAGGGCCGTACTAAACCAGTTATAGTCAACACCCTGTTGATAGAACACGAATTTATCGTCGGCCGTAATAAAGGGGTGCCAGGTATGCCCCTGGTTAATAGTTCTGCCAAGTGGCACCGCTTCCGTCCATCCACCATTATTTTTGAAAGAGACATAGAGCTGGAGATTTCGCTGGAACATGTAGGGGCGATCGGATGCGAAAATGATATAGCTTTCATCCGAAGGCACCGCCGGATGCAGCTCATGGTACTCGCCGTTGATGGCCGGTCCCAGGTTACGGGGTGTGGTATAGGCGCCATTAACAAATTCTGATAGATAGATATCCCCGGTACCGAAGGTGTCTTCATATCCCTCACCAATGTAGTACAGGTTACCGGAGGGCGCTATGGCCGGTCCGTACTCGTTTTGATCGGTGTTGACCGGCGGTCCCAATGGGGCGTGCGTGCTCCAGCCATCGCCGGATCGCTCAACATACCAAATATTCGATTTCTCCTCTCGATCCCTGTCTTCGGATAACGGTCGATGGGTATGATAATAGATGCGCTTGCCGTCGGCGGAAAAACAGGGATTGCCATCGGCGTATTCCAGGGCGGGATCGGTGAAGGGTGCGATTGTCGGCTGCTGCCAAGCTCCATTTATTTGCCTGGTGTACCACATTGCCTGAATCGGCATCGCCTGATGGCACCAGATCATTTCGTTGCCGTCGGGAGAAAAGGTCAATTGCCCATGCGGGGCGAACGGCGTTCTCAGCTCGTCCCCGACAAACTTGGTCGGGATTTTTCCGGGGATCGGCCTGCCAAGATAGTCATCTTTGAACCATGGCTGCGCCACTTCACCGGCCGCGGCCCCGTGCGCTTTAAGCAAGTTGACTACCTCATCATGCCCCCAGAGTGAAGCATAAAACAGTGGCGTTCGTCCAAGACTGTCTTCGGCGTTGACATAGAGACCCCTGTCAAGCAGCATCTGAACCTGCTCCGTGAATCCGCGAGCCGCCGAGTAATGAAGCATGCTCATACCCAGGGCGTCTTTTTCCGCGAAATCAATTGTTTTTTCGAGAAGCATGAGACCGAATTCCCGATCTCTCAGGGAAGTTGCAAAGTAGGGCAGTGAAATACCCATCTCGGTCCTGATATTGGCCTCGGCCCCATTATCCAGAAGAAATCTTGTCAGGTCGGCATCAGCATTCCATACCGCCTGATAGAGAGGACTGCGCCCGTCGCCCGCTATAATATTTATATTGGCTCCCTTTTCGACTAACAGCCGGACAATGTCGCCATGATTACCGGCACCGGCACTCAGGAGAGGTGTATATCCGCCCGCATTGACCATGTCAACCGAGGCTCCCTTATCAAGCAGGAGGCGAGCCATCTCCGGGTGACCGTAAAAGGCGGCTCCGTGAATGGGTGTACTGCCGCTCACCGAAGTTGCATTGATATTCGCTCCCTGCGATAGGAGATACTCGACGCTTTCCAGGTGGCCGTTGTAAACGGCCTTGTGCAAAGGACTGTATCCACCATTATCAGTCGCACTCACCAACTGCGGGTTTGCCCGCACCAGTTCCATAATGGCATCGAGATTTCCCTGTTCGGCAGCGGTGAAAATGTCGATATCTGAGGCCTGAGCCCCCAAAGCCAGTACAAGAAGACAAACAAGCCTGATGCAGCTCTTGAAATAAACCATGCCTAACTCCTTTATCACGCTTTATGATAGATTCAAAATGATCTACCATAATGTGACGGGAATTGATTAGGATTGTTGCCTTTTTTTGGTTAAGGGCCGGCGTTGGCCGCAAGGATAAATCTTGTTTTATGTTTCTCCGATGAAGGCGGTGTGGAGGACAGCCATGCCGCACTTTTCATAAAGCCGAATGGCCGCCAGATTGGCGGTCGCCGTATAGAAAGTAAAGTACTTAATCCCCTGCCGCCGGAAATAGGCTTTTGATTCCGCGAGAAGCTGAGTGGCAATGCCGCGGCGACGGTATTCTTCTGCAACCATAAGAGCGGAAATGGCGCCGACTTTCTTGATTTTATAGAAACGCGGCTGCTCACGCACGGCGACCGAGGCATAACCGGCAATCCTATCATCAACAAGTGCAATTATAGTGGCGCTGGTGTCAGAGGTCATGGACTCCAGAAAGCGGCCCGAGATATCGGCATCGGTCAGGTTATCGGTATCGAAAAATTCTTTGTGATGCTCCTCGTATTCAAGAAAGAAGTCCCGGCAAAGTTTAAGGACGGCTGCCAGGTCGTCTTCGGGCTGCAATTCACGTATTGTAATCATTTTGTCTCCATCGGCACCTGTGTCAAAGTCCCGTTATTTTCGACTTTAACAGTAGATATAATTGACTGCAACAAAATAATTTCTGCTGACCACGAAATCAATTAAAATGACAACAAAGTGACGGGTGAAAAAACACTAAAAGACTTTCAGGTCCGCGAATTTCATGTTGTTCTGCGGGGTAAAAGAAAGTATTATTTTTTGACTTTAATTTTGACTATATCTAATATTAGATAAAATCAATTATCTAATTTTAATAATAAGACGAATATCGACCGTATATTTATCAAAACAGAGGAGGATAAACCATGTCAAAGAAGAAAAAGCAATTGACGACCTCGGCCGGCATCCCGGTCGGTGACAACCAGAATGCCTTGACGGCCGGGCCGCGCGGTCCGCTGCTGGTCCAGGATTGGCAGTTGTTCGAGAAACATGCTCACTTTAATCGTGAGCGTATTCCCGAGCGAGTGGTGCACGCCAAAGGTTCGGGCGCCTACGGCACCCTGACCGTCACTCATGATATCACCAAATACACCAAGGCCAAACTTTTCTCCGCCGTGGGTAAAAAGACCGATTGTCTTCTGCGGTTTTCCACCGTTGCCGGAGAGCGTGGTGCCGCCGATGCTGAACGTGATGTCCGGGGCTTCGCGATGAAGTTCTATACGGACGAAGGCAACTGGGATCTGGTCGGCAATAACACGCCGGTCTTTTTTGTCCGCGACCCCTATAAGTTTCCCGATTTTATCCATACCCAGAAACGGGACCCGAAAACCAACCTAAGAAGCAACACGGCACAGTGGGATTTCTGGTCGCTTTCGCCGGAAAGCCTGCATCAAGTCACCATCCTCTTTTCCGATCGAGGGCTGCCGCGCAGCTATCGCCATATTAACGGTTACGGCAGTCACACTTACAGCTTTATTAACAAGAAGAATGAAAGATTCTGGGTCAAGTTCCATTTCAAAACGGCCCAGGGAATTCAGTGTATGACCGGAGAAGAGTCGGCGGCTATCATAGCCAAAGATAGGGAGAGTCATCAGAGTGACCTCTTTGAAACCATCGAGAAGGGAGATTTTCCCAGGTGGAACTTAAAGATTCAAGTGATGACGGAGGAGCAGGCCGAGAAAACTATTTATAACCCATTCGATCTTACCAAGGTCTGGCCCCACGGGGAATTCCCGCTCATTGATGTCGGTGTCCTGGAATTGAATCGCAACCCGGAGAATTACTTTGCTGAAATAGAACAGTCGGCGTTTTCGCCCGCCAATATGGTGCCCGGTATCAGTCAGAGTCCGGATAAAATGCTCCAATTCCGCATCTTTTCATATGCCGACGCCCATCGCTATCGTTTGGGTGTGAATTATGAGAGTCTGCCGGTCAATCGTCCGCGCCACGCAGTCAACACTTATCATCGCGACGGGGTGCTGCGATTTGACGGCAACTATGGCGGAGATGTCAATTATGAACCGAACAGCTTTGGCGGGCCCGCTGAGGATGCCCGCTTCAAAGAGCCGCCGCTAAAGATCAGCGGTGATGCCGATCGGTACAATCACCGCGAAGGCAACGATGATTACACCCAGGCCGGCAACCTCTATCGGTTGATGCCTAAGGATGAACGTCAGCGCTTGCACAAGGCCATCGCCGGCGCCATGTCGGGTGTACCAAAAGAAATAATCGAAAGGCAGCTCGGGCATTTCGCGAAAGCCGACAAGGCCTACGCCGAAGGCGTGAAAAAGGCGCTCGGGTGGTGATAACCAAAGAAGGAGTTGTCCGATATTGCCCGATTGACTTTTATCGGGATTTGTCGCTGTCAGGAGCTTCCGGCCATTCTTTATCCGGTCTGGCCGGAGGCGGCTGATCGGGACCGAGATTGGCCGGATTAATATCGGCATAGATAAAGTTCTCGGGCGGAACCGGGCTGCCGGCCAGCCTTCAAAGCAAGGCCAGTTGACCGGCGTGCGTCATCGCATCAGAAAAAGGACCTTGCAGGAGTATTTCGGCCGTGATGTCCCGGAATTCGGTCCCTGCCTCAATATGCCGCGCCAGGTCCGATAGTGTTTCATGAAAATGACTGACAGCTTCATGGAAATCGGGCAGATCCGGCGCCCGGTTTGATCTATCCTGGTGTTACCGAAATCTTTTTCTTTGGAGAATTCAATTCCCGGCTCAATTGGAGTAAAGTTAATTCTTAAGACGGGCAAGCCAATTGCAACGATAGCTGCCGGGTGCGTACGGCACCAGAACTACGCGGACTTGGTGGACTCTTCAACCAGTTTTATCTCGTCCTCGGTCAGATCGTAAAGGTCATAGACGAGGCGGTCAATTTGGCGGTCAAGGGATATGCATTTGTTCTCGTAGTAGGTCTTATCTTTATCGGTTTGCGCCTTGGCCAACTGCTTCTTTGCCTCCAACATCGCCTCTACCTTCGAGACCATTTCGTCGTGGCGGGTTTTCTCGTCCTTGACCCTGAGGTTCAACTCTCGAATAGGAACTTGTTCGAGATAGATTTTTTGTTGTAACAGCCGTCCAGCTTTGTCAGCATCACCCAAGACGGAGCAGGTGTTCTTGAGAAAGAACCAAATCACTTTTGAGTTGAGCAGGCCGAGCAGATACTTGTCGTCAACAGGGCAAATAAAACACGTTTTGTTGAGGAACAAAAAATCAGTGTCAAAAGCAAATCGGGCTTCTTTGGCTATTTCGGGCCATACTATTTTGGGTCGTTCGAAGTCATCATAATAAGTGCACGCCCTAAGTTCCCACCAATATTCGCCTTGGTCGCAGCGCTTACTGGCATCCTTGGCATATGGCTCAAGATGATTTGCTATTGCCGGGAACTCTTTGCTGATCCAACTCCAAGCCGACACCTTCGGTGGTCTATTCTTATTTGTCCACCCACGCGGAAAGAAAATAAGCCAGCGTTGGCTATCTCGTATTGCGTAATTTCTAACATCATCGCCGATACCATATCTTTTCAAGACCATGGCGCTGTTTGCATCTTCTGCGATGAGCTTTTCACATGTAGCGTCGTCTATCAAGAAGGCCTTATCAAATCCAGTCAAAATTCCGCGG contains these protein-coding regions:
- the pyk gene encoding pyruvate kinase — its product is MAMTGIICTIGPSSDKDNMLGEMIEAGMNVARLNFSHGNHGDHQKRIDALGRLNRESAGNVRIMQDLEGFRIRIGSFEDRAADTIELKEKQIVFLSNQITKHDSDTIPLDYQGSLQVIKAGDFIYIDDGNIALRATNVTENSVQCEVVNPGILKEHKGVNIPDARFPFKGLAEKDRHDLEFGIKNKVDFIAQSFVRSRQDITDIRDFISKTNFSCQLIAKIENKDGIENLDEILDVADGIMVARGDLGVSLPIYEVPILQKMIIKKCEQRGKTVITATQMLESMTENLRPTRAEVSDVANAILDGSNYVMLSGETAVGKHPVETISMMKKIIDFTEQSQAPNKDIL
- a CDS encoding efflux transporter periplasmic adaptor subunit, whose protein sequence is MATTCIYRMKTIWFLIISVLLLIAGCNSGDDAPAVRGAGRAISVEAMVLRPQPIENKIFTTGTLLANEEVELRPEVSGRVITVSFEEGRGVRRGDILLKINDRELQAQLKRKQLEETLSVDEVRRKKALYDINGISQEDFDRAQNALNIIRAEREVIESQLAETEIMAPFDGVVGLRYVSEGSYVTPTTLVATMQDIDPIKVEFSVPEKYSGKLKAGTDVMIQAGDIEEKHQGRIYAVEIKVDPATRTLKARATIPNPEGRLIPGSFARVEITLERIPEAIVIPTGAILPQLEGDKVFICENGLARSVPVTTGIRTERSVQISRGLNPGDTLILTGLMQVTDGKPVQISDFSTE
- a CDS encoding acriflavin resistance protein encodes the protein MIISSICINRPVLATVMSILIVLFGVIGFLFLGVREYPSVDPPVVSVSTSYTGANADVIESQITEPLEESINGISGIRSLTSTSRDGRSSIRVEFELGVNMEAAANDVRDRVSRAQRNLPTDVDPPIISKADADATVILSMAIQSDRRTLLELSSIANDIFKERLQTIPGISEIGIWGEKKYSMKLLIDPGRLAAHGLTPLDVRSALNQENVELPSGLIEGYNTELSIRTFGRMSTPEEFNNLIIKETQGSVVRLRDIGEAVLAPENERTLLRGDGGIPMVAVAVTPQPGSNHIAIADEVYRRVEQIKRELPEDISVKITQDVTANIRKAITEVEETILIAFLLVLLVIFAFLRHWRTTIIPLVAIPISLIGAFFIMYAAGFTINILTLLGIVLSTGIVVDDAIVVLENIYSKIERGIPPREAGHQGSREIYFAIISTTITLASVFLPIIFLQGLTGRLFREFGIVVAGAVLISAFVSLTLTPMMSARILHKGHHETKFFQLSEQLFKRLVSGYHRWLSRFIARRWLAPVIMVVSVLIIFGVGALIPSELAPMEDKSRLSINITAPEGTAYDAMRGYVGNLIKIVDTIPEKEAILSLTAPGFGSSGAANSGFIRINLVPPDQRERSQQEIANALSARLRAESFARAFVTQEQTIGGGRRSGLPVEYVIQAPTMDKLKEVLPAFMARAQADSVFEIVDLNLKFNKPELTIEIDRDRARALGITIRDIAETLQLYFSGQRYGFFIFNGKQYSVIAQANRVNRDEPLDLSSIYVRNNQDKLIQLDNVVTMSYRTNPPQLYRFNRYVSGTVSASPAPGFTLGSAIDEMDKISGEVLDESFSTTLSGTAKEFAESSNTLLFAFILALILVYLILSAQFESFRDPLIIMFTVPLALAGAILSLWFFGQTFNIFSQIGIIALVGIVTKNGILIVEFANQRRNQGLGMVEAVIDAAVQRFRPILMTSLATAFGVLPIALAIGAASKSRVSMGIVIIGGLLFSLGLTLFVIPALYTYLSSKRREIIESIHSQTVDKQA
- a CDS encoding catalase, with amino-acid sequence MSKKKKQLTTSAGIPVGDNQNALTAGPRGPLLVQDWQLFEKHAHFNRERIPERVVHAKGSGAYGTLTVTHDITKYTKAKLFSAVGKKTDCLLRFSTVAGERGAADAERDVRGFAMKFYTDEGNWDLVGNNTPVFFVRDPYKFPDFIHTQKRDPKTNLRSNTAQWDFWSLSPESLHQVTILFSDRGLPRSYRHINGYGSHTYSFINKKNERFWVKFHFKTAQGIQCMTGEESAAIIAKDRESHQSDLFETIEKGDFPRWNLKIQVMTEEQAEKTIYNPFDLTKVWPHGEFPLIDVGVLELNRNPENYFAEIEQSAFSPANMVPGISQSPDKMLQFRIFSYADAHRYRLGVNYESLPVNRPRHAVNTYHRDGVLRFDGNYGGDVNYEPNSFGGPAEDARFKEPPLKISGDADRYNHREGNDDYTQAGNLYRLMPKDERQRLHKAIAGAMSGVPKEIIERQLGHFAKADKAYAEGVKKALGW